TTGATTTAAATGTACAGGGAGAACTGTGTTCATACTGTGCAGGTCAGAGCAGATGGAGGCCACCAGATTGTCCGCTGCTCTCTACTGAGTATGAATGTGCCATATGTCCTCAAAGACACTGGTTTTATTGCCTCTTCGTTGTCATGGCATCTTTACAGAAAGTAATTTAGGAGAGAGCTTAGGGGAGGGGACAACTTAACTTCACAGTAAAACAACTGTCTTCATTTCAGAGTCACAATGGGGCATTCCTGTGAAAACCAGGATAAACCTCTTTTAGATAGTTTTCTATCATTTATAATTCTCCATATCTCAACTTCAATAATCAGGAGACTTTATTATTGTGAAACTCACTATTCTGCCACACCTTGTGACTCAGAAAGTGACAGATTCAGATATTTCCCCCAGAAAGCAAAAAGTCACAAATCATGATTTCTATCTGATTgtattgtctttattttgttgGTTCCAGTGTAGTCACATCCACAGAAAATCATGTATAAAACCAGTGCACAAAGGCATGTCTGACTGTCGGACAAGTTCATTAATTATAGTTTTTTAGGCCCTAAAAGGCAACCCCCCTAGACTTTGTTAAAAGATGGAgctaaataatacatttctcAAAAATAAAGCTATTAGTTGAGCTGTggggaaacaggaaaacaggaaactacattttaatgttaatatgTACATGCACATCAACAATAAAACCAGCTCTTAGGATAATTGGAGCAGATCTCCCTGGGGTGGGCTGGCCCTTTAGACATCTTAGCGAGATTTTATTGTCAGGGAGGAGCAAATGGAAATGCTGAGGTCAGAAGAGGTGTTAGCAAAACCAAATCTCtccagacagaagacagaaacagaggaaagctAAGATTAAGATTTTGGTGATGAGACAAATCTAAAAAGGTTTAGCGAAATGACCTGGGGAAGCACAGAAAGTGACACATTCTGCTGTCAGGAGGACGGTACTTCAGAGCTGGAACTGTACTTTACTGCATACACATCTTTCTTTCACAAGACCAGAGGATCAGCGGTGAGGCTGTGACATAATCCATCACTCCTGAAGGCTAAAAAGGCTGTTTTCACTCTCTGTTTAGATAATTATATTAAATCATGTCGTTATTTTCTAACTAGAGACCTTTAGAGCTTGAATCGATTTTACATTGATGCCCGTTCATCTGttctctgtcactttctgtttctgttcatccTTGAGCTCACTGGTGAGGACGAGCTGTCTGCTGACATGATGTGGCCCACTTTCTGTATGCtacctgctcttttttttttaggatgaaCAGATCGCTACAGGTAAAGAGGAGTTGACTGTTAGTGAGATTCAGCACAAGGTCAAGGAATATAATTCGCAGATCAACAGCAATCTCTACATGGTTGTTGTGAGTGAACATTCATTCAtgcaaaaatgtgtatttaaactGTAAGTTAATTGTATTGGTGTGTAATAGTTTGCAGCCTTTGTTGAATTTGTAtgagacagttttttttcttgtctatTTTGCAGAATAAAGACGGGTCGTACACTGGTTTCATCAAGGTCCACTTTCAGTTAGCGCGtcccatctccctccctccctctcagaGCCTGTGCTCGACTCAGGTGGATCAGGATCAGCCGGGCGGACGGATGAAACGGCGGACATCTTTCTACCTCCCCAAAGACACCGCCAAGCACCTGCATGTGAGCTCCCAAACGAGTGTGCGAGAGGTCATCGAGGCATTGCTCAACAAGTTCACCGTGGTGGACAACCCAGCCAAGTTTGCCCTGTTCGAACGCACCGAGAGACAAAGTCAAGGTAGCAACCCTCAGTAACCTGCAGTTACagttctgcaaaaacaaaacagaagcatGTATTAAGTTCTAACAATGCTAAATTGTATACCTTTTAGTGTACATGCGTAAGCTGTCTGATGATGAGTGTCCCCTCTACCTGCGCCTGTGTGCTGGCCCCAGTGAAAAGGTCTTGAGTCTGGTTTTGAAGGAGAATGAGACAGGGGATGTGAATGTAAGTTTCTATTTGGCTCTGAGAATTAATTCATATGATGAAATTGCGAATATATGCTGTACATATACAAgtgattttaatgtgaaattgcTGTCCTCCACAGTGGGATGCATTCAGTTTTCCTGAGTTGTGCAACTTCCTGCGCATCCTGCAGCGTGAGGAGGAAGAGCACGTACGGCAGATTGTGAAGCGCTACTCTCTTGCCAGAGACACGATGAAGCAGGCCATGGCGAGGATTACTACTCCTGGTTGACTCTGAAAGGTTCAACCGATCTTCACGTTTAAACATGAAGATGAATATTGTGCCACTTTGAATAGAATTGTTGATCAGCGATGGAAAAGGGAAGGGAAGAGCTCAGACAATGACATTGTTCTGAATAAATGTTGTTTATGAGGCAGAAATACTGCTGTTACATTTAATGTGAACTACCTGGTAGTTTTGTGCAAGCAGAGCCACTGAATGGGGAGAAGGAGATTATCCTTGACTTAACTGGATTCAATTCTTTGTTGAATACTCATGCTGCttgatttcattatttatagtggttttaaaaacacaaatttcatGTCTCTGGTCATTTATCGTGTGATAGGTTCATTTATATTCTGTGAAGCTGTTTTTGGTTAAATTTTAGCACTTTGAGGAACCTGTGAAATGGatttgggtaaaaaaaaatgtgaaatgctgTGTTATGCTGTGTGCATTCTAATAAattcatgataataaataatgatcATTGATACAGTGATTTTGAATTCGGTGTGTATTTGTACTTGGGTGCAAATAGCCACTATTCGGCTATTTACACCTGGCCTGGTTACTCTGTATAACTTACAATGCAGGTTAATGAGGATGTAGCAGTTAAATGGTTTGGATACTGTACtaccccaccaccacccagaagagtggtgtttgtgtgagtacATAGTAAATAGTgaattatattcattcatttgttaaCTTATATGTGCAAATTTCTTTTATTGTTACAAATTTttggttgcagtttggttaggtgtaggcaccaaaactaccaGGTGAGATTTAAGAAAAGATTatggttttggttaaaataataGCTccaatacaaatataaaagtgAGGTATATCAgaaatatcttctttccaacatacacccgagtgaaaaaaaacacattgacaACTGACACTTGAGTGCCTTTTAAATCAAGTACTCAGACTGTGTGTTAGACTAGAAGTTCTCATTCTAGTGCGGTAAACCGAAGAACACTATTTGGCCAATATTGATCCATAACACACATATGTTACTGCTGAACATTCAATACCACTGGTGTTTATAAACTGCTATAACAGCTCCACTCCTCTGGGAGGGCTTTCCACTAGATTTTATAActtggctgcagggatttgttCTTAAACAGTGACGAGATCTGGGAGGTCGGGCACTGATGCTCTGAAATAAGGCCCGGCTCGTAGAGTGattatagttttgtatttttcattagtttttatttttatttcttttttttccaattcagtttagtttcagttagAGTGGGCTTGCTCATTTCAGTTaccttttttattgtttaaaatgtttagttttagtttagtcttCATTAGTTTCCGTATTAGtcttagtttttattttattatagtacAGGGGTATTTGTCAGGGGCAGATTTAATAACTTCAGAGTTGgtattacaatacaaacacaacacttgaAGGCAGTTGACCCCCAGTCATGTAGACCCGCCAGTCCCAACAAACGTGCACCAAGGCCTCCTCCTGCTTGCTGTGTTGACAAATTTGACCAAGttaatgaaaactgaaattaaagaCATTCCCTgcatacatattttaaaatttttactttgttttgtgaGTACACAATACCATTTCAATTAGTTTTATTTCAGCTAAAATGTCACACCTTGCTTTAGTTGTTAGTTTAGTTCTAGTTTATTATAGTAACCTTGCTGGGTTGTTAGTGTTCAGAATCAACCCAGGATGTTGGAAGAGGTTAAAGTCAGAGTCatgtgcaggccagtcaagttcttcCATGCTGAACTAAGAAAAGTATGCGTTTATGGGCCTTGCTTTGTGGAGGCTGCTGGTATCCAGTTGTaatgacatttatttcaaatattactGTATGCTGCAGCACTAAGAACCCTTATTTTGGAACTAAAGGACCCAGcctaaaaaaatgaaaaacagcctGAGGTACCCAAAAGTATGAGGTCGTATAGTCTAACATGGTGACATTTACTTTGCACAGTCTTGTAGTTTCATGTTCTGTCCATGTGGTTGCGTTAGTTCACCACTGCCTGTAAAGCAGCAGCCGGAGAAAAACACGGAGAAGAAGAGCGTGTAACGTCACCAAGTTAGCATAAACAGCtagctgtgtgttttatgaggTCTTTGCGTGTACAGACTTAGCAACCCAGCAAGACAAATTAATCAGAGAACATTTCTTACCAACGAACCAACGAAAACCCAACTTTAGGTATGTTTTAGCTAACGTAAGCTACCTAAACTGACTCGACAAACGCTTGTAATTAAAcgtgctaacgttagccttTGGCAGCGTcagtaaatgttatttatgtaAAACGGATAGAAACATGTTGACCTGGCTAATGCTAGTAGTGCTAACTGTCTTTTTGTAATGTTAATGTCAGCAGCCATGACATGAAGTGACATAACAGCTACTGTAACCAGCGCAAGCAGGACCAATTTCATAATGATCTTGTCGGTCAAAGCTAACTTGCTAGCATAGTTAGCTGTGGTGTCCTGACAACCTTAATGTTTCCGAGCCCTCTGGACTCTGAAGGGGAGCTGACCGACGTTACTCagcattttcttattttccaaACATCAATTTAACCCGATTGGATCGTGTGACAGTGGAGTGCTGTCAAGTTTACGGCGTTATCAGGCTTTGTTACTATAATGTCGCTTTGTCAGGTTGCTCTTTCGTGTAACTGGCCTGCTAACAGCTAGACTCTGATATATGGACACAGGACTGAAATTATGACCAGACTGGCCTCGACATCCGTCTGAGTTTTGTCTCCTGTTTGTCCTCTAATCGGTGTCTTGTGTGTTAGCTGTAAGCAAGATATGATcagatataatataatataattagtTGAAAATGCTATGGAACAGCCTAATGGCATCTACGGTGTCTTTTGCTgtgaatataaatacaaatgcaCATGTGCTGTGGTGTAGTATGTTGTAGCCCAtttgctttctcttctctcatatttgaggtgaaatgtgtctgtggtaACTCCTTTCTTGTCCCCTGAAAATGGGTGTCAGGATCAGCGTcttaatctaaaataaaaaaatgtttttgcttgtgttatAGTACATTGCCTGAAATGAGTCCTCCGTTTTTATGTATCGCTTTTCATAGGTTTCATCTTCTGTAGGTCACATTTCATCTGGCACAGTAACGCTGTAGCACCACTGGCAGTCCTGTGACCCAAGAAaataatgtgctgcagctgaagatgGGTGGTAGCGGCTCCAAATCCAAAGGATTTTGGCCTTTTTCTGGCTCAGGTAGCACTGACGATCCAACCAAAGATGGAAACGAGCAGGCAATGGCGAGAGTTCGAAGTTTCCCAGGTGCCACACCGTTTGTGTTTACTAGACGAAGGTAAATATAGCCTCATGTGACATCGTACTCATTATACAGGTGTTGTAGCAGACTTACTCATACACTGAACATTTCTCATAATCAAAGCTCCGTATCGATGTGATGGCGTTGCCACGATAATGTGTCCACTCTATCTTCATTCTCCTTGTTTATAATGTGACAGGAGTGGATACAAGCATCAtgttctgctgctgtagctgttcTGTTGTGGCCTCAGCTGCCCTCGTATACACCACTATTGCAAGAACCGGGCATTTTACCCACAGGAATACCGCTGACAGAATTTTTTGATTACTTAAGCTATTTAAAGTAAACTACACATTGTAATTTCCAAAATTCCAAGGAGGCTCgccaaaatataaacaaactaAGTagcttgttgtgtgttttttaaatgctcAAATGCTTGTGGGCTTGACACCCTAAAACCACATTTAGCTGTGATTGTGTAATTTTTAGTAGCCTTCTCCAAgacttttgtctttctctttgtgtaaCACCAAATGCGTTATGTGTGAAAATAATGTTTGACTGCATTGTGATTAAAAATTACTGATAAATTACCTTTGTAATGTATCTTGTAATACTATCAACAATCAGTTATTTTAGTATCTGCTGAAGGTTTGAATACACATTGGCATATTATGTCTGTACAATAGTtaattttgtgtctctgctgcagctctttgtaCTTTGATGAAGACGGCGACTTGGCCCATGAGTTCTATGAAGAGACAATTGTGACAAAAAATGGACGTAAAAAAGCCAAGCTGAAGAGGATTCAAAAAAACCTAACACCTCAGGTGAGGATATAGTAATCCCAACACAAGGGCTTCACTCGCCAACAGTTGTTCTCTGTATTACCACCCTGAACATCTCTGATCCCTTCTGTGTCCTTCCAGGGAATTATAAAGCTGGACCACCCTTGCATCCACGTAGATTTCCCAATCGTCCTCTGTGAAGCCTGATGATGTCTGAGGAGCGTCTCAGACAAGCCACTGTGTCAACTCCGTCCTGTGGTTTCCGCTACAGCTGGAAGCCTGAACCACCGTTTAAAATAACAAGATCTCTTGATATATTTGATGCCCTTATGTGGACAAGCTGATGCGATGTGTGCTGAGCCTCTGCATGTGATCTGTTTTTGGCTTGTGTGCAGTTAGACACAGACTAGGTCACCGATGGAGATCGAGAAGGGTGCCAAGTTGGTAAAACCAGTTTACAGATCATGGTTTGTATGCATGTAAGTGTGGATATGTGTGGGAACACAGGATGAAATGTGACGGGAGTCCTGAAATCATTGCTGCAGATTGTTTTCTGGTATGATTCACTGAACTCGAGGAGTTTAAGGAGGTTGTGACCAGCTCCTCCCTCTGTCACGTCATATCTAGAGGGGGAAAGTTTAAGTGCACACATTAGTTTTTTGACACCATCTTGACTTGCTTTGTTATGCATGGAACAGGATCTGCTTATTGGTAATAGACTAGGGAGTTGACAATCAGAGGCCCACAAAATCTGAAGTGGATTAATGTCATATTATAATGTTGGATGGACTGGCTTCACTGACCTCAGAGccacacatgtacacagcagcagtgagtttAGTGAGAGAtcctgttgttttctttgctgctttGGCATACtatgtttcacttttaatttattataactgttttttaattacaatttaAAATGCAAAGCTGTGTCATGGTACTTTTTTATGTCATTACAGTACAGTTGAAGAGCATATTAAAGTGATTTTACTTCACAAGTtattaaaggaaagaaaatccaCAGATGTATTTTAGAATTATTGCCTATGAAATtcatggggggtgggggggggttacaaCTAAAAAGTTACACATGGGGAGTTTTTAATTAGCGCAGTACAGTTAAAATCAAtttctgaatttatttttaactcAAAGTCTACTTACTAGGATTTCTATTCAATGGTTATGTTCCCCCCCAACAAATCCTATATGACAGCTTGTAAAGGCATGACGCAAAGAACTGTACTGGGGTCCAAAAAGTTAGACCTGCATGTTCAGAAATATTTAAGGAAACTAAACCAGCAGCTTTAAAGAGAGCCATATCAGTctgtatttctaaaatcctgaCTGACAACATACACTGCTCATAAAATGaagggaacacttaatcatcacagtataacaccaagtcaattaaacttcagggatatcaatctgtccagttaggaaaCATAAGCgattgtgaatcaatttcacctgttttgatgcaaatgaaaaatgacaacaggtgcactggagaggcaacagcaagacaaccccCAAAAAGGGAATGATTTTACAGGTGGTGGCCACAGACAATTATTCTTTCCTTGTCCTTCCTGACTGATTCCTCTCTGCtagtgtccttgtcactactggtagcaTGAGGCAGTACCTGCAGCCCGTTCAGGttgcacaggtagtccagctcctcTAGGATGGCACGTACGTATATCCATACGTGCAGTCgcaaggtttgctgtgtctcccagcAGAGTTTCAAGAGCGTTGAGGAGATACCAGGAGGCTGTTAAATGAGGAGAACTGGACAGGGCCGTAGAAGGAGGAACAAGAGGAGCACTGCCAGGGCCCTACAAAATGACCTCCATCGGGCTACCGGTGTGCAAgtttctgaccaaactgtcagaGACAGACTCCATGAGGGCCAGACGTCCTCTAGTGGGACCTCAGACATTTGCaaagtttaaagaaaagtttttaTAGCCTGTGTGACACCAGCTCCATCTGGAGTTTTGTTTATGAGACAGCTTGTAATTTACAATCCAACCTACAGTAAGAAAAAGCATGAAGTTACAGGAGGAGATCTCTTTTCACCTGCATCAAATGTGGCTTTATATAACAATTGTTTGGCAAGATAATAAGAGCAATTTTTCTAATCTTTTATAACAAAGTCGGCGTGCTGGTGAGAGTTGTAAACACTGAAATGAACTGACAGGACCTGTTCACCCATGCAGTGGAAGTAATGCTCTTGACCTTCACCTGTGATGAAATTAGCCACCTGCATAGGAAATTGCAAAAGCAAACCACTGTTTGGGGGAGGGGAGTaaagtgtatgtatgtgtgtgtgtctgctaatGAGGGATGGCTTGAGGTAAGAGAGAAGTGAAGGCCGTCAATGCGGTCTCCATGGGAAAGGGTTTTCTACAAAGCTGTCAGTGATATTGTTCTCCATCAAGGATAAAGACGGCTGCGCCAAAATCCACTCCACTTTATTGCTTCCATGAAATGATTTTACTCTACACAGGTCTTTGTGCTTTTCAACCTCTGGGCaagtacctttttttttagatgagtCTGGGGGAGAAATGGCAGAACAATTACTCTGTAATGTTTACTTTCACAAAGCTCTAATATTATGCGAGGTCATGAGGTGAACTGCAGTATTGAGgttaaaagaaaagatttgaCTCAGCAAACCACCCACCCTCTGGCTTTGCTGACAAACGCCTGGGCACATTTAAAGACATGAAATCACAGAGTAAGGTACAAGTCACAGGAACCATTaccatcttttattttgtcattaaaaagaaTTTGTGAAATATTCTATGTTGTTGCATTTCCATgttggaaaatacattttcagaagAGGAATCTATTTGGTCGTGAGGTCTTAgtgtattttgaaaaaatgGGGGTAATGAGGTCGACTGTGTGAAAATACATGCTTTGTCAATATAAGCACATTCTTTAGGTATGTGCATGTTCTTTAGGTGCAAACAGAGGTACAATGGCTCTTTTAGTTCGATAAAAGATAATCAGTTTGCAGAGTCATGTTTACATTCTCAGCTCtagaaaatgtttctgttttgtcatATGTGAGTCTTAACAACCCAGCCGGCACGACTAAAGCCACCAATTTATAAAACAGCGGCACAAGTATTGGCACCCACAATGAGTCACAACGTGGTGAAGCCGCTTGGTGGCATCGGGCCTCTCCTTAGTTCTTGCTGGTCTTCATATCTTACCACAAATGCCTGTGGTAACAACTTTTACTCACTATGAATGCTCATAACTCACAAGAAAGTACCTgtaagaatataaaatattttagttttaacaCATCATCTACTACTCAGGAAATGTGTTTTGGAGGCCTAAAATCCTCATAATGGACACCAAAGCCTTTATATCTCAAATGTGTGCGTGGTTTACCCAAGCAAATTAAACACAGACAACTCCTGAGAATCTTCAGAAAGCACGTCCGCTAGAAATCCTGTTTGTGATTTGATTTCTGTTGAGTCATGACGGTAAAATCTATTTATTGTGCTGTCTACTACTTTAGTGTCTTACTGCTTTAAGTCTGAGTTTCCACTGGATACTGGTTTAAAGTACTTTAAACAGTATAGATTTGAATCTGACTCAGATGGATAATTTCAGATGAGCAGGGAAAAAGTTTCTCTTTAAAACTCTTTTTATTCAGAAGGAAAGGAGGGGAAAATCCAGCAGTGAGGTGTTTTTCACATGTGTGTGCAAGATTGAGGTTAACCAGAGGTGGAGTCTGCTGGGCATTTAAATACCAGTCAAGAGGTGGATTTCAACACAGAACGAACAAATGCTTTTGTCTATTACAATAGATCAGAATAACAAACGTGATCTGATCTCAACCCTAAACAACTGGAACAGCTTGACCAAACTACTTTTATCTGGCGATCAGAGA
This region of Pempheris klunzingeri isolate RE-2024b chromosome 2, fPemKlu1.hap1, whole genome shotgun sequence genomic DNA includes:
- the rassf1 gene encoding ras association domain-containing protein 1 — encoded protein: MSKCELIELKDLSVNDTIELAPPAARTAPPPVNPGQPSHYHVVRLVGDSVSIEAPQSQVGEVGVGHDFQPYSHTHLTWCDLCGEFIWGLFKQSLRCANCSYTCHYRCRPFIQLDCSSDCLLLDQEDFCVDSIETDTNVDEQIATGKEELTVSEIQHKVKEYNSQINSNLYMVVNKDGSYTGFIKVHFQLARPISLPPSQSLCSTQVDQDQPGGRMKRRTSFYLPKDTAKHLHVSSQTSVREVIEALLNKFTVVDNPAKFALFERTERQSQVYMRKLSDDECPLYLRLCAGPSEKVLSLVLKENETGDVNWDAFSFPELCNFLRILQREEEEHVRQIVKRYSLARDTMKQAMARITTPG
- the tusc2b gene encoding tumor suppressor 2, mitochondrial calcium regulator b — encoded protein: MGGSGSKSKGFWPFSGSGSTDDPTKDGNEQAMARVRSFPGATPFVFTRRSSLYFDEDGDLAHEFYEETIVTKNGRKKAKLKRIQKNLTPQGIIKLDHPCIHVDFPIVLCEA